From Candidatus Hydrogenedentota bacterium, the proteins below share one genomic window:
- a CDS encoding class I SAM-dependent methyltransferase — protein sequence MAAMGVNVEDVLAQRLARVLVDPVTHESLTAVDRTLVSAGRTYGLSDEGYFDFTVGDRFYEMESTSEEYAGEQAESWRRFYDAYLKPWVQREGARRVLEVGCGMGLGIRYMRDDGIEAYGIDIPCLARFWKRAGNDPAHFINCDGARMPFADDYFDAVYTLGTIEHIGTKVGHYTLENNYRETRVAFAKELLRVTRPGGRVLVTCPNKSFPIDIHHEPTDAATPAGSMRLRRYVFDRFGMTLHKPFGTYHLFSYGELKELFCGRNGAASIAPLPLKDYFAFKRTGSLGLLQPLKHAIAWYVEHMPAMIHKSPLNPFLVVEVRK from the coding sequence ATGGCGGCAATGGGGGTGAATGTGGAAGATGTCCTTGCACAGCGGCTGGCTCGCGTCCTTGTCGATCCCGTGACCCATGAATCGTTGACCGCCGTGGACCGGACACTTGTATCCGCCGGCCGCACGTATGGCCTGAGCGACGAAGGTTATTTCGATTTCACTGTCGGCGACCGGTTCTACGAGATGGAATCAACAAGCGAGGAGTATGCCGGAGAACAGGCGGAATCGTGGCGGCGGTTCTACGACGCGTACCTGAAACCGTGGGTGCAACGTGAGGGCGCGCGGCGTGTTCTGGAAGTCGGTTGCGGTATGGGGCTCGGTATTCGCTATATGCGAGACGATGGCATCGAGGCCTACGGCATCGACATCCCATGCCTGGCGCGATTCTGGAAGCGCGCCGGCAACGATCCCGCGCATTTCATCAATTGCGACGGCGCCCGCATGCCGTTTGCAGACGACTATTTTGACGCGGTCTACACGCTTGGAACGATCGAACATATCGGCACAAAAGTCGGGCATTACACGCTTGAAAACAACTACAGGGAAACGCGCGTTGCGTTCGCGAAAGAACTGCTGCGCGTTACACGGCCCGGCGGACGCGTGCTGGTTACGTGCCCAAACAAGTCGTTCCCGATCGATATTCACCACGAACCAACCGATGCCGCGACGCCGGCCGGGTCGATGCGTTTGCGAAGATACGTCTTCGACCGATTTGGGATGACGCTGCACAAGCCGTTCGGTACGTATCACCTGTTTTCGTACGGTGAATTGAAGGAATTGTTCTGCGGGAGAAACGGAGCGGCGTCTATCGCGCCGTTACCGTTGAAAGACTATTTTGCATTTAAGCGCACCGGCTCGTTGGGATTACTGCAGCCTCTGAAGCATGCGATTGCCTGGTACGTCGAACACATGCCCGCGATGATTCACAAAAGCCCGCTCAATCCGTTTCTGGTCGTCGAAGTGCGTAAGTGA
- a CDS encoding threonylcarbamoyl-AMP synthase, with protein MRLVPPTPECIDEAAAIIRAGGVVAYPTETVYGLAADPFSVAAIESLFAMKGRSESNPILLIAANMEQVERIVSKISPDARAYMDRFWPGPLSLLLPKSDELPASLCAGGPKVCVRIPSSETARALCRAVGHAITSTSANRSGAPAPSAAATIELDGVALCIDGGALPPSLPSTVFDPDLRIVHRPGAVSDSTLLAF; from the coding sequence ATGAGGCTCGTTCCGCCAACACCTGAATGCATTGACGAAGCGGCGGCCATCATTCGCGCGGGCGGCGTTGTTGCGTACCCAACGGAAACCGTTTATGGACTCGCGGCCGATCCGTTTTCCGTTGCGGCGATCGAATCGTTGTTTGCGATGAAGGGCCGTAGCGAATCCAACCCGATACTCTTGATCGCCGCCAACATGGAACAGGTCGAACGTATCGTTTCGAAAATCTCCCCGGACGCGCGAGCGTATATGGACCGCTTCTGGCCGGGTCCGCTGAGTCTCCTCTTGCCAAAGTCGGATGAATTGCCGGCGTCGCTGTGCGCGGGCGGTCCGAAAGTGTGCGTGCGAATCCCATCGTCCGAAACCGCGCGTGCGCTCTGCCGTGCCGTGGGCCATGCAATTACTTCGACGTCGGCAAACCGGAGCGGCGCGCCCGCCCCCAGCGCTGCGGCAACAATCGAATTGGATGGCGTCGCGCTGTGCATCGACGGCGGGGCATTGCCTCCTTCGTTACCGTCGACCGTGTTCGATCCCGACTTGCGGATCGTTCATCGCCCGGGCGCCGTTTCCGATTCCACACTGCTCGCCTTTTGA
- a CDS encoding tetratricopeptide repeat protein, with product MKRIVLIACAAALITPVAANADLQLWISYHFQGVEAYEDGKYADAKTLLTKAHVETCDEYRLAFTMDTAGLTHMALTEYPEAEKCFKAALDLRDADECGDKSRFVAASLNNLADLHYVAGNKDKVECLYRRALEINKRDCYSVEVGRSLNGLALVAADAGNVAEAENLLKRAVRVHYMGGRSEHPYMATALTNLGILYTEQGKLAEAKDALRKAKHIHDEVLRADHPDVAIRLNAEANLRAKQA from the coding sequence ATGAAGCGGATAGTCCTGATCGCATGCGCGGCGGCGTTGATCACGCCCGTCGCGGCGAATGCCGACTTGCAGCTCTGGATTTCGTATCACTTCCAGGGCGTGGAGGCTTACGAAGACGGCAAGTACGCCGACGCGAAGACGTTGCTGACCAAGGCCCATGTCGAGACCTGCGACGAGTACCGGCTTGCGTTCACGATGGACACCGCAGGCCTTACACACATGGCGCTCACGGAATACCCCGAGGCCGAGAAGTGCTTCAAGGCCGCGCTCGATTTGCGCGACGCCGACGAGTGCGGCGACAAGAGCCGGTTCGTGGCGGCCTCGCTGAACAACCTCGCCGACCTGCACTACGTCGCGGGCAACAAAGACAAAGTCGAATGCCTATACCGCCGCGCGCTGGAAATCAACAAGCGCGATTGTTACAGCGTGGAAGTGGGCCGCAGCCTGAACGGACTGGCGTTGGTCGCCGCGGACGCGGGCAACGTGGCGGAAGCGGAGAACCTCTTGAAGCGGGCGGTGCGCGTACACTACATGGGCGGGCGCAGCGAGCATCCATATATGGCCACGGCGCTGACAAACCTCGGCATCCTCTACACCGAGCAGGGCAAACTCGCCGAGGCGAAGGACGCGCTGAGGAAAGCAAAGCACATTCACGACGAAGTGCTCCGGGCGGACCACCCGGACGTGGCGATTCGCCTCAATGCGGAAGCGAACCTTCGCGCAAAGCAGGCATAG
- a CDS encoding S41 family peptidase, with protein MRNVRSQFVGLSLFLLALVMILTNGFWPRIHADAQQDIVRQIEPIGVVLDEIMRNYVEVPDTDKVVEGALTGMMNALDDHSSFVPPRVYQDLREETEGRFDGIGIQIKLDEQKNIFVFAPMPGSPALKAGIMAGDIIVAIDDIPTEGMSIDDAKDHIRGESGTVVKLKVFRLSKEEGQPGAYHEISVTRGKVPVPSLLESRVLDGGIAYIRISDFKQTTSRDLAEKLKEFESKGMRSLILDLRWNPGGLLSASEEVASLFLKKNTLVTYTKGRKHEDGTVQDEMTLYTQRDPVLPQEFPMIVLVNEITASSSEIVTGALQFHERAIIVGAKTFGKGSVQTIIPLRAPKNSALRLTTALYYTPADVTINKHGILPDVEVPFAEDQWPGLWKQLIASWESDASKQDLQNHGSVTGDAVTDTTVEDVQLQRAVEILREDPVWANLVKKYHKDTKITQVAAVDVAPGPKDVVQVSENSADAAEPNQTAPLEPGAAQ; from the coding sequence ATGCGGAACGTTCGGTCCCAGTTTGTGGGCCTTTCCCTCTTCCTGCTGGCCTTGGTCATGATCCTGACCAATGGATTTTGGCCGCGCATTCACGCCGACGCGCAGCAGGACATAGTCCGCCAGATCGAACCGATCGGCGTCGTGCTCGACGAGATCATGCGAAATTACGTCGAGGTGCCGGACACGGACAAGGTTGTCGAGGGGGCGCTCACCGGCATGATGAATGCGCTCGACGACCACAGTTCATTCGTTCCGCCACGGGTGTACCAGGACCTCCGCGAAGAAACCGAGGGCCGGTTCGACGGTATTGGCATCCAGATCAAGCTGGACGAACAGAAGAACATCTTCGTGTTTGCGCCAATGCCCGGTTCGCCCGCGCTCAAGGCGGGGATTATGGCGGGCGACATCATCGTCGCGATTGACGACATCCCCACCGAGGGCATGAGCATCGACGATGCGAAGGACCACATCCGCGGCGAAAGCGGCACGGTCGTAAAACTGAAAGTGTTCCGTCTGTCGAAGGAGGAAGGGCAGCCCGGCGCATATCACGAGATTTCCGTCACGCGCGGTAAGGTGCCGGTGCCAAGTCTGTTGGAAAGCCGCGTGCTGGACGGCGGCATCGCCTACATTCGTATCAGCGACTTCAAGCAAACCACTTCGCGCGACCTGGCGGAAAAGCTGAAGGAATTCGAGTCGAAGGGGATGCGTTCGCTCATTCTCGATCTGCGTTGGAACCCCGGCGGTCTGCTGAGCGCGTCGGAAGAAGTTGCCAGCCTGTTTCTCAAAAAGAACACGCTCGTCACGTACACGAAGGGCCGTAAGCACGAAGATGGAACCGTGCAGGACGAGATGACGCTCTACACCCAGCGAGACCCGGTGCTTCCGCAAGAATTCCCGATGATCGTGCTCGTGAACGAGATTACGGCGAGTTCGTCGGAGATCGTCACAGGCGCGCTGCAATTCCACGAGCGCGCAATTATCGTTGGCGCAAAGACGTTCGGGAAGGGCAGCGTCCAAACGATCATTCCGTTGCGCGCGCCGAAGAACAGCGCGTTACGGTTGACTACTGCGCTCTATTACACGCCCGCGGACGTGACCATCAACAAGCACGGCATCCTGCCTGACGTCGAAGTTCCGTTCGCGGAAGACCAGTGGCCGGGGCTGTGGAAGCAGCTAATCGCCTCGTGGGAAAGCGACGCGAGTAAACAAGACCTCCAAAACCATGGCAGCGTGACGGGCGACGCGGTCACCGACACTACGGTCGAAGATGTGCAGTTACAGCGCGCAGTCGAAATCTTGCGCGAAGACCCGGTCTGGGCAAACCTCGTCAAGAAGTATCACAAAGATACAAAGATCACGCAGGTGGCGGCGGTCGATGTCGCGCCCGGACCAAAGGACGTGGTCCAGGTTTCGGAAAACTCGGCCGATGCCGCCGAACCCAATCAAACGGCGCCGCTGGAACCCGGGGCGGCGCAGTAG
- the ispH gene encoding 4-hydroxy-3-methylbut-2-enyl diphosphate reductase, translated as MKIILAKPRGFCAGVERAIKCVEQSLERFGAPVYVLNDIVHNAHVVNELRAKGAVFVKNLDDVPPGSHLLFSAHGVGPERFEHAERYQMEVIDATCPLVEKVHNEARRFASRDFTIVLIGEHGHDETVGTMGWAPEHIRLVFTQEDVDKLEVPNPDRVSYITQTTLSVDDCERVIAALKLRFPKIQGPPKSDICYATTNRQAAVNALSPLVDIVLVVGDRESANSNRLAEICLAKGKPAFLISSAEMIDEAWLDGVDQILLTAGASAPETLVQGVVDYFRRRGPVEVVESEVMMEDVHFKLPSELVAAE; from the coding sequence ATGAAAATCATCCTAGCCAAGCCGCGCGGGTTTTGCGCCGGCGTCGAGCGCGCCATCAAGTGCGTCGAACAGTCGCTCGAACGCTTCGGCGCCCCGGTCTACGTGCTCAACGACATCGTCCACAACGCCCATGTCGTGAACGAACTTCGGGCCAAAGGCGCGGTCTTTGTTAAGAACTTGGACGACGTACCGCCGGGGTCGCATCTCTTGTTCAGTGCTCACGGCGTCGGGCCGGAACGGTTCGAGCACGCCGAGAGATATCAAATGGAGGTCATCGATGCGACCTGTCCGCTGGTCGAGAAGGTTCACAACGAGGCTCGGCGGTTTGCTTCGCGCGATTTCACCATCGTATTGATTGGCGAGCACGGCCACGATGAAACAGTTGGAACCATGGGTTGGGCGCCGGAGCATATTCGGCTCGTTTTCACGCAGGAAGACGTAGACAAGCTCGAAGTGCCCAACCCGGATAGGGTGTCGTACATAACGCAGACGACGCTTTCCGTAGACGATTGTGAACGCGTGATCGCCGCTTTGAAGCTACGATTCCCCAAGATTCAGGGTCCGCCGAAATCGGATATCTGTTACGCCACGACCAATCGGCAGGCAGCGGTCAATGCACTTTCGCCGTTAGTCGATATCGTCTTGGTTGTTGGCGACCGCGAAAGCGCCAATTCGAACCGGTTGGCGGAGATTTGTCTTGCGAAGGGCAAGCCCGCATTCCTGATTAGTTCGGCGGAAATGATTGACGAGGCGTGGCTGGACGGGGTTGACCAAATTTTGCTCACGGCGGGTGCGTCGGCTCCTGAAACCCTCGTGCAGGGCGTGGTTGACTATTTCCGTCGACGGGGACCCGTCGAAGTCGTGGAGTCGGAAGTGATGATGGAGGACGTCCACTTCAAACTTCCGAGCGAGCTCGTGGCTGCGGAGTAA
- the rdgB gene encoding RdgB/HAM1 family non-canonical purine NTP pyrophosphatase → MSPRPLLIATGNAHKFGEIAVFLENVPWQLMSLRDFPEFDAPEENGDSFEANALIKAQAYGARFGVACVADDSGLVVDALGGAPGIYSARYAGNGCTDADNNEKLLHELRDVADELRSARFVCCCVLAVPGEMPHMELGTIEGRIARAVSGKGGFGYDPLFIPNGYDRTFGALVPEVKASISHRARAFAKLREYLLRANV, encoded by the coding sequence ATGTCTCCCCGCCCGCTGCTGATTGCGACCGGCAACGCACACAAGTTTGGTGAAATCGCCGTGTTTCTCGAGAACGTTCCTTGGCAACTGATGAGTCTGCGCGACTTCCCCGAGTTCGACGCGCCGGAGGAGAACGGCGATTCCTTCGAGGCGAATGCGTTGATCAAGGCGCAGGCGTATGGCGCGCGATTTGGCGTCGCGTGTGTCGCCGACGACAGCGGTCTTGTCGTCGACGCGCTCGGCGGCGCGCCGGGAATTTACTCGGCACGGTACGCCGGGAACGGTTGCACGGATGCGGACAATAACGAGAAGTTACTGCACGAACTGCGCGATGTGGCGGACGAATTGCGCAGCGCAAGGTTTGTGTGTTGTTGCGTGCTTGCCGTACCCGGCGAAATGCCCCATATGGAACTCGGAACGATCGAGGGCCGCATCGCGCGCGCCGTGTCGGGAAAGGGGGGCTTTGGATACGACCCGCTGTTCATTCCGAATGGATACGATCGCACTTTCGGCGCGCTTGTGCCGGAGGTCAAAGCGTCGATCAGCCACCGCGCGCGGGCGTTTGCAAAACTGCGCGAGTATCTTCTTCGCGCAAACGTATGA
- a CDS encoding 2,3-bisphosphoglycerate-independent phosphoglycerate mutase encodes MLDLELKPLPNYESFPGPVVFVVMDGVGIGKRDESDGVWLAYTPVLDELFKEPLYTQLKAHGTAVGMPTDEDMGNSEVGHNALGAGRVFAQGAKLVSGAIASRRLFEGAAWKSAVAKAKAGGTLHFIGLLSDGNVHSHIDHLLALLERCAVEGVARVRLHVLADGRDVGERSALGYIDTLEKKLAALNAKGSDYRIASGGGRMITTMDRYNADWSIVERGWKAHVLGEGRQFATATDAVQTYYDEDKNVTDQYLESFVIADAGKPAGTINDGDAVIFFNFRGDRGIEITKAFEEGAEFDKFDRKRKPDVFYAGMMQYDGDAQIPKNYLVEPPAIERTVGEYMCAQGITTFAISETQKFGHITYFWNGNNSGYIDEKLETYVEVPSDRVTFDQRPWMKSAEITDAVIAAVEGGKHKFIRINYANGDMVGHTGVPISIRMSVEAVDLALRRLLPVIEKAKGIAVITADHGNADCMFTEKKGKREPMVAHTLNPVPFIIKDYSGANSIAIRELNARGLSNVAATLLNLLGYERPGDYDESLITVE; translated from the coding sequence ATGCTGGACCTCGAATTGAAGCCGTTGCCGAACTATGAATCGTTTCCCGGACCCGTCGTTTTTGTTGTGATGGACGGGGTGGGGATCGGCAAGCGTGACGAATCGGACGGGGTATGGCTGGCCTACACGCCGGTGCTGGACGAGCTATTCAAGGAGCCGTTGTACACCCAGCTCAAAGCGCACGGCACCGCCGTCGGCATGCCGACGGACGAGGATATGGGCAACTCGGAAGTGGGCCACAACGCGCTTGGCGCGGGGCGTGTGTTTGCGCAGGGCGCGAAGCTGGTGAGCGGGGCGATTGCGTCGCGCCGGTTGTTCGAGGGCGCCGCGTGGAAAAGTGCGGTCGCCAAGGCGAAAGCCGGCGGCACGTTGCACTTCATTGGCTTACTGTCCGATGGCAATGTTCATAGCCACATCGATCATCTGTTGGCGCTGCTCGAGCGGTGCGCGGTGGAAGGCGTCGCGCGCGTGCGGCTGCACGTGCTCGCGGATGGCCGCGACGTGGGCGAACGGTCCGCGCTGGGATATATCGACACCCTCGAGAAGAAACTTGCCGCGCTGAACGCCAAAGGCAGCGACTACCGGATCGCATCCGGTGGCGGACGCATGATCACTACGATGGACCGCTACAACGCCGATTGGTCGATCGTCGAGCGCGGGTGGAAGGCGCACGTCCTTGGCGAGGGGCGTCAGTTCGCGACCGCGACGGACGCGGTTCAGACCTATTACGACGAAGACAAGAACGTGACCGATCAATACCTCGAGAGTTTTGTGATCGCGGACGCTGGCAAGCCTGCCGGTACGATCAACGACGGCGACGCGGTCATTTTTTTCAACTTCCGCGGCGATCGCGGCATCGAGATTACGAAAGCGTTCGAAGAAGGCGCAGAATTCGACAAGTTCGATCGCAAGCGAAAGCCCGATGTGTTTTATGCCGGGATGATGCAGTACGACGGCGACGCGCAGATTCCGAAGAACTATCTTGTCGAACCGCCGGCGATCGAACGCACGGTTGGCGAATACATGTGCGCGCAGGGGATAACCACGTTTGCGATCTCGGAGACGCAGAAGTTCGGACACATCACGTATTTCTGGAACGGAAACAACTCGGGATATATCGACGAAAAATTGGAGACGTATGTCGAGGTTCCATCGGATCGCGTAACTTTCGATCAACGTCCATGGATGAAATCGGCGGAGATTACCGATGCGGTCATCGCCGCGGTGGAAGGCGGCAAGCACAAATTCATCCGCATCAACTACGCGAATGGCGATATGGTCGGCCACACCGGCGTGCCGATTTCGATTCGCATGTCGGTCGAAGCTGTCGATCTCGCGCTGCGCCGTTTGCTGCCCGTGATCGAGAAGGCGAAAGGCATCGCCGTCATCACCGCCGACCACGGCAACGCCGATTGCATGTTCACGGAGAAGAAGGGCAAGCGCGAACCGATGGTTGCGCACACGCTTAATCCCGTGCCTTTCATTATCAAGGACTATTCGGGTGCGAATTCCATCGCTATCCGCGAACTCAACGCGAGGGGTCTCAGCAACGTCGCCGCTACTCTCCTAAACCTCCTCGGCTATGAAAGACCGGGCGATTACGACGAGAGCTTGATAACGGTTGAATAG
- the rph gene encoding ribonuclease PH: MRPDGRAYDALRPVTIERQYTKFAEGSVHIAFGETKVLCTATVEERIPPFLKDTGKGWVTAEYGMLPRSSHERISRDSVKKGRAMEISRLIGRSLRCIVDLGALGERQIVIDCDVLQADGGTRTAAITGAYVALHDALSRLVQQGALSRLPLLGQCAAVSVGVIHGGPRLDLCYAEDSIADVDMNLVMRDDGTFVEIQGSAEGASFSRETMDRLLAVGEKGMRELFALQRTALGLPA, encoded by the coding sequence ATGCGTCCGGATGGCCGCGCGTATGACGCGCTCCGCCCGGTAACGATCGAGCGACAGTACACCAAGTTCGCCGAGGGCTCGGTCCACATCGCATTCGGCGAGACCAAGGTACTCTGTACGGCTACGGTCGAGGAGCGCATCCCCCCGTTTCTCAAAGACACCGGCAAAGGCTGGGTGACCGCCGAGTACGGCATGTTGCCTCGCTCCTCCCACGAGCGCATCTCGCGCGATTCGGTGAAGAAAGGCCGTGCCATGGAGATCAGCCGTTTGATTGGCCGATCGTTGCGGTGCATCGTGGACCTCGGGGCGTTGGGCGAGCGGCAAATCGTTATTGACTGCGACGTGTTACAGGCGGACGGCGGCACGCGTACCGCGGCGATCACCGGCGCATACGTCGCACTCCACGACGCACTATCTCGGTTGGTGCAGCAAGGCGCGCTGTCCCGGTTGCCGTTGTTGGGTCAGTGCGCGGCGGTGAGCGTCGGCGTGATCCACGGCGGGCCGCGACTCGATTTGTGCTACGCGGAGGATTCGATCGCGGACGTGGACATGAACCTCGTCATGCGCGATGACGGCACCTTCGTCGAAATCCAGGGTTCGGCGGAGGGCGCATCGTTCTCGCGCGAGACGATGGACCGTCTACTCGCGGTTGGAGAGAAAGGCATGCGCGAACTTTTTGCGCTGCAACGCACCGCGCTCGGGCTGCCCGCCTGA